A single genomic interval of Musa acuminata AAA Group cultivar baxijiao chromosome BXJ3-4, Cavendish_Baxijiao_AAA, whole genome shotgun sequence harbors:
- the LOC135635803 gene encoding protein FMP32, mitochondrial-like: MSGTAAIACRRVGAALRLSRRSGWSTSTGGGAPFGCSARSISSSQLGKTNGKRAFLVDTLALVRGLEAQGIPSKHAEAITSSITEVLNHSLESVAQSFVSKAEMQKSELIQDANLSKFKSEIQSSQEHHFSSLQRETEKLHADIEKMHSELRYEIDKVTAGQRLDLNLERGRIRDEQAKQNAETTLITTKLDREIHALRAQLEAAKYEVIKYCIGTVVSISAVGLAVLRILM; the protein is encoded by the exons ATGTCCGGTACTGCAGCTATTGCTTGCAGGAGAGTAGGGGCGGCGCTTCGATTGTCTAGGAGATCAGGGTGGTCGACGTCCACGGGCGGTGGCGCCCCTTTCGGTTGCTCGGCTCGGTCCATTTCTTCTTCGCAGCTCGGGAAGACCAATGGAAAGAGGGCTTTCCTCGTCGACACCTTGGCGTTG GTCAGAGGGTTGGAGGCGCAAGGCATCCCCTCGAAGCATGCGGAGGCCATCACGTCCTCCATCACGGAGGTTTTGAATCATAGCCTGGAGAGCGTGGCCCAATCCTTTGTCTCCAAGGCGGAGATGCAGAAG AGCGAGTTGATTCAAGACGCGAATCTCTCCAAGTTCAAGTCGGAAATACAAAGCTCCCAA GAGCATCATTTCTCTTCATTGCAACGCGAAACTGAAAAGCTTCATGCTGACATCGAAAAAATGCACAGTGAGCTCAG GTATGAGATTGACAAAGTCACTGCAGGCCAACGCTTGGATCTAAACCTTGAAAGGGG GCGCATCCGTGATGAACAAGCGAAGCAGAATGCTGAAACGACTCTCATCACTACCAAGCTTGACCGG GAAATTCATGCATTGAGGGCCCAGTTGGAGGCAGCGAAATATGAGGTGATAAAATACTGCATCGGAACTGTTGTTTCCATATCTGCTGTTGGCCTTGCCGTTCTCCGCATTTTGATGTAA
- the LOC135637317 gene encoding B-box zinc finger protein 20-like isoform X2 gives MKILCDVCGKKEALVFCCADEAALCDACDRRVHCANKLSGKHRRFSLDYPSVHSNPLCDVCQEKRAILFCQEDRAILCTECDAAIHSTNHLTMKHSRFLLTGVRFSSAPLSAPDTEAAAAANSRDGAIWKSKKGQAMVADPTAAVVPGNPIKTAAFPSASASFSATSSGNASSISEYLTKTCPGWHVEDLLVEDTAAAPAMDGFFEVNMSLPCLDLHGGGLEDICAAHAPQFLPHCPPAAHYQHWLVDKEVASSFPHRDKSGKERWSDDAFMVPQISSVPTPNKKPRNSVWYY, from the exons ATGAAGATACTGTGTGATGTTTGCGGCAAAAAGGAGGCTCTGGTGTTCTGCTGCGCCGACGAGGCCGCCCTCTGTGACGCCTGCGACCGCCGGGTGCACTGCGCCAACAAGCTTTCCGGCAAGCACCGCCGCTTCTCCCTCGACTACCCTTCCGTCCACTCCAACCCCCTCTGCGACGTCTGTCAG GAGAAGAGAGCGATTTTGTTTTGCCAAGAGGACCGAGCGATCCTCTGTACAGAGTGCGACGCCGCCATACATAGCACCAACCACCTCACCATGAAGCACAGCAGGTTCCTTCTCACTGGCGTCCGCTTCTCCTCCGCGCCTCTCTCGGCTCCCGACACAGAGGCGGCCGCGGCAGCCAACAGCAGGGACGGTGCGATCTGGAAGAGCAAGAAAGGCCAGGCCATGGTGGCGGACCCCACCGCCGCCGTGGTCCCAGGCAACCCTATCAAAACTGCTGCTTTTCCCTCAGCTAGCGCGTCTTTTAGCGCCACCAGCAGCGGCAATGCCAGTAGCATCTCGGAGTACCTCACCAAGACGTGCCCAGGCTGGCACGTCGAGGACCTTCTGGTTGAAGACACGGCCGCCGCCCCCGCCATGGATGGTTTCTTCGAG GTGAATATGTCGCTTCCATGTTTGGACCTGCATGGCGGAGGGCTGGAAGACATCTGCGCGGCCCACGCGCCGCAGTTCCTTCCGCACTGTCCTCCGGCCGCTCATTACCAGCACTGGCTGGTGGACAAGGAGGTAGCAAGCAGCTTCCCACACAGAGATAAGTCCGGGAAGGAGCGGTGGAGCGACGACGCGTTCATGGTGCCTCAGATCTCCTCTGTTCCAACTCCCAACAAGAAACCAAGGAACTCTGTTTGGTACTACTGA
- the LOC103980641 gene encoding carboxylesterase 1 produces the protein MADLSSEENASSKSTSLLLQIVEHPDGSVSRPFVPISAPSDDRPDAAVLSKDVPLNPTHDTWLRIYRPSVVHHTTKLPIVIYFHGGGFVVFSAASTFYHGLCEAMTGAISALVVSLEYRLAPEHRLPAAYEDAVETVLWIQSQARDPAAGEPWLVHHGDFSRCFLMGSSSGANMAYHAGLLATALELLPLRLLGLILNQPYFGGVERTPSEIRSEDDPILPLQANDTLWRLALPKGAERDHEFCNPVVAVPPELRHLPRCLVKGCEGDPLVDRQRQFVRMLQREGASVVARVDEGGFHSVELLDPIRAESLFAEVRRFIRNDL, from the coding sequence atggcggACTTGAGCAGTGAGGAGAACGCATCGTCAAAGAGCACTAGCCTTCTCCTCCAAATCGTTGAACACCCTGACGGATCCGTCTCCCGTCCCTTCGTCCCGATCTCTGCGCCCTCAGACGACCGGCCGGACGCCGCCGTCCTCTCCAAGGACGTCCCTTTAAATCCCACACACGACACATGGCTCCGGATTTACCGCCCCAGCGTCGTCCATCATACCACGAAGCTCCCCATAGTCATCTACTTCCATGGCGGCGGCTTCGTCGTCTTCAGCGCTGCTTCCACCTTCTACCACGGCTTATGCGAGGCCATGACCGGTGCGATTTCGGCTTTAGTCGTGTCGCTTGAGTACCGCCTGGCCCCGGAGCACCGCCTCCCTGCGGCGTACGAGGACGCCGTGGAGACGGTTCTGTGGATCCAATCCCAAGCTCGAGATCCGGCAGCGGGAGAGCCGTGGCTGGTACACCATGGGGATTTCTCCCGATGCTTTCTCATGGGCAGCAGCTCCGGGGCGAACATGGCGTACCACGCCGGACTTCTCGCTACGGCCCTGGAGCTGCTGCCCCTGAGGCTGCTGGGGTTAATCCTCAACCAGCCTTACTTCGGCGGGGTGGAGAGGACCCCATCGGAGATCAGATCGGAGGACGACCCCATTCTCCCGCTCCAGGCCAACGACACGCTGTGGCGCCTGGCGCTGCCGAAAGGCGCCGAAAGAGACCACGAGTTCTGCAACCCCGTGGTGGCAGTTCCACCGGAGCTGAGGCATCTGCCGAGGTGCTTGGTGAAGGGCTGCGAAGGGGATCCGCTGGTGGATCGACAGCGGCAGTTTGTAAGGATGCTGCAGAGGGAAGGAGCGagcgtggtggctcgggtggacgAAGGAGGGTTCCACAGCGTCGAGCTCTTGGATCCGATCAGGGCAGAGTCCCTGTTCGCGGAAGTCCGGCGGTTCATTCGCAATGATCTCTGA
- the LOC135637317 gene encoding B-box zinc finger protein 21-like isoform X1 — protein MFAAKRRLWCSAAPTRPPSVTPATAGCTAPTSFPASTAASPSTTLPSTPTPSATSVRYSQQAPEEAIRVGLNLYGQKDLGFGLCDLQEKRAILFCQEDRAILCTECDAAIHSTNHLTMKHSRFLLTGVRFSSAPLSAPDTEAAAAANSRDGAIWKSKKGQAMVADPTAAVVPGNPIKTAAFPSASASFSATSSGNASSISEYLTKTCPGWHVEDLLVEDTAAAPAMDGFFEVNMSLPCLDLHGGGLEDICAAHAPQFLPHCPPAAHYQHWLVDKEVASSFPHRDKSGKERWSDDAFMVPQISSVPTPNKKPRNSVWYY, from the exons ATGTTTGCGGCAAAAAGGAGGCTCTGGTGTTCTGCTGCGCCGACGAGGCCGCCCTCTGTGACGCCTGCGACCGCCGGGTGCACTGCGCCAACAAGCTTTCCGGCAAGCACCGCCGCTTCTCCCTCGACTACCCTTCCGTCCACTCCAACCCCCTCTGCGACGTCTGTCAGGTACTCTCAGCAAGCACCGGAAGAAGCTATTCGAGTGGGTTTGAATCTTTACGGACAAAAGGATTTGGGTTTTGGGTTGTGTGATTTGCAGGAGAAGAGAGCGATTTTGTTTTGCCAAGAGGACCGAGCGATCCTCTGTACAGAGTGCGACGCCGCCATACATAGCACCAACCACCTCACCATGAAGCACAGCAGGTTCCTTCTCACTGGCGTCCGCTTCTCCTCCGCGCCTCTCTCGGCTCCCGACACAGAGGCGGCCGCGGCAGCCAACAGCAGGGACGGTGCGATCTGGAAGAGCAAGAAAGGCCAGGCCATGGTGGCGGACCCCACCGCCGCCGTGGTCCCAGGCAACCCTATCAAAACTGCTGCTTTTCCCTCAGCTAGCGCGTCTTTTAGCGCCACCAGCAGCGGCAATGCCAGTAGCATCTCGGAGTACCTCACCAAGACGTGCCCAGGCTGGCACGTCGAGGACCTTCTGGTTGAAGACACGGCCGCCGCCCCCGCCATGGATGGTTTCTTCGAG GTGAATATGTCGCTTCCATGTTTGGACCTGCATGGCGGAGGGCTGGAAGACATCTGCGCGGCCCACGCGCCGCAGTTCCTTCCGCACTGTCCTCCGGCCGCTCATTACCAGCACTGGCTGGTGGACAAGGAGGTAGCAAGCAGCTTCCCACACAGAGATAAGTCCGGGAAGGAGCGGTGGAGCGACGACGCGTTCATGGTGCCTCAGATCTCCTCTGTTCCAACTCCCAACAAGAAACCAAGGAACTCTGTTTGGTACTACTGA